From the genome of Pseudomonas yamanorum, one region includes:
- a CDS encoding FecR family protein, which yields MQALQAVDAEHLPPWRNCQLSVRDAPLSEMLEELVRYQGGHVIWLDDKVGQRTISARFNLNQVASALDALISSQKLRTTPLTRRVLIVRS from the coding sequence GTGCAAGCCCTCCAAGCTGTCGACGCAGAACACCTGCCGCCCTGGCGCAACTGCCAGCTAAGTGTGCGGGATGCACCATTAAGTGAGATGCTTGAAGAATTGGTGCGCTATCAAGGCGGCCATGTGATCTGGCTCGACGATAAAGTCGGGCAACGCACCATCAGCGCCAGATTCAATCTGAATCAGGTCGCCAGTGCCTTAGACGCGCTGATCAGCAGTCAGAAACTGCGCACCACTCCCCTCACCCGTCGGGTGTTGATCGTTCGCAGCTGA